The following proteins come from a genomic window of Anopheles ziemanni chromosome 3, idAnoZiCoDA_A2_x.2, whole genome shotgun sequence:
- the LOC131284903 gene encoding rhodanese domain-containing protein CG4456-like, which translates to MSDATYEEVLDLPNHPEQLLIDVRNPDEIAATGKIPTSVNIPFTQLEETLKLADGPFMDKLGRPKPTLAADIIFHCGKGGRAQKATDLALALGYQNARTYKGSYQEWASKQST; encoded by the exons ATGTCTGACGCAACGTACGAGGAAGTTCTAGATCTTCCCAATCATCCCGAGCAGCTGTTGATCGATGTACGAAATCCGGACGAAATTGCGGCCACCGGCAAGATTCCAACGAGTGTGAATATTCCAT TCACTCAACTGGAGGAAACGCTCAAGCTGGCCGATGGCCCATTTATGGATAAACTCGGACGCCCCAAACCGACGCTGGCGGCGGACATTATTTTCCACTGCGGCAAGGGTGGTCGGGCACAAAAAGCAACCGACTTAGCACTCGCATTAGGGTATCAGAA TGCACGAACGTACAAGGGATCGTACCAGGAGTGGGCCTCAAAACAAAGCACCTAA